In Gossypium arboreum isolate Shixiya-1 chromosome 3, ASM2569848v2, whole genome shotgun sequence, the sequence GAGCCTGAGGCACAAAAGGAAATTGCTCATTATACCCTTGCTCAAATTCAGCCTCGTGTCGTTTCATTTGAAGAACAGGTTCCTTTTAATTTGACAGCTAGCTCTTTAGTGAAAGTTACCTGAGaatttggagttttttttttttattattatttttttaattttaaaataccaCATTGTAAACTTTTTTCTATCGTCGAAAGAGTTTGATTGAAATATCACGATTTCATTAATTCTTCTTCTTCAAATTGTTACTGTTCTTATAGTTAAGTTTTTCTCGCGGCGTGACTTCAACTTTGGTCGAAGTTTGTATGCAAAACAAAGAATAGGGTTGTTTTTTCCTCCCCTTCCCTTTTTTTAAGTTTGGCGTTTTGATTTTCTTTGGATGAGGTACTAATGGACTTATGAAATATGGATGATTGTTTAAATAAAGCTGCTTACTCTGTATGAGTTATATAGGTACTGATTATCCGAGAGAAACTTGCTGAGTTGTATGAGTCTGAGCAGCAGTGGTCAAAAGCAGCGCAGATGCTAAGTGGGATTGATTTGGATTCTGGAATGAGGTCCGAGAGTAAGATTGTCTTTAGTTTTTGTGATGAAGGTTGTTGAATATTTTCTTCTGTGTTCCTATTGATGAGCTTATCTGTTTTGTGATATGACTATCAGGGTTATTGATGATACATTCAGATTGTCAAAATGTGTCCAAATTGCCCGTCTCTATCTTGAGGTATTTCAATTTTTTGACTGAATGCTAGCATTACATAGGCAAGTTTGGATGCCTTAGATTTTCAAGGAGTAATTCAGTTATTTATTCTATTTCTTGCATGTAAAATCAATATTGAAAGGTGACCTCAAACCATTGCTTGAATATTTTACAGGATGATGATTCTGTTAATGCAGAAGCTTTTATTAATAAAGCTTCATTCTTGGTTAGCAACAGTCAGCATGAAGTTTTGATTTTACAATACAAGGTTTGGCACAGTTTTTAGGTCAATAACTGTAATTTAGAGCTGGAATTCCTGTTATTCTttcatttaatttcttttttcttttcctccGGTTTTCAGGTATGTTATGCAAGGATTTTGGATTTGAAGAGGAAGTTCTTGGAAGCAGCATTGCGATACTATGACATATCTCAAATTGAGAAGCGACAAATAGGAGACGAGTATGTAGTTACGCTATATTTGTTTATGTAAATGTTTTGCTTAAAGCTTTTATTAGCTGACATATACAAAAGCTAATTGATCTTGTTCTGCATCACTCTATACATGGTGTTTGCATTGATAAATGTTGTGTTTTGCATACCTTGTACAGCTATCAATATGCTTGTATCTGATTCCCGCTTTTAATTACTATCATGATATGTCTGAGGGCTTATGGTAAAAAAATTATCAATGTTCACCTATTACAGAACAATTGACGAGGATGCTCTGGAGCAAGCTCTATCTGCTGCTGTTACATGTACAATATTAGCTGGTGCAGGTCCTCAGCGTTCTCGTGTTCTTGCCACACTTTACAAAGTAAAGCTTTCTTCTGAATGTAATAGgagttcttttaaaaaaattgtttgaTTCTAATCATGTTAATGATTTGTGCATGTTTCAGGATGAACGTTGCTCCAAGCTGAAGATTTATCCAATATTACAAAAGGTTCTCTCTTTTACATCTAGGCACACACACTCACATATATGCATTTCCTTATGCACTTGTCTTGCACATTGCTGTCTATATCTATTGCAGAACCTTAAAGTCCATCCTAATGGggatttttattgaaattaacaGGTTTATTTGGAGAGAATATTAAGAAAACCTGAAATTGATGCATTTGCTGAAGAACTGAAACCACATCAGGTTATAAAAAGTTTGAACTAGCCTACGTATTGCATTTACAATAAAAGTAAATTTTTCCGTCTTTGATTAACCTTTTGTTGCCCAACAGAAAGCATTGCTTCCTGACAATTTTACTGTGCTGGACCGTGCCATGATAGAGCATAATCTTCTGAGTGCAAGCAAACTTTACACAAATATAAGGTTAGAAAAATAACACTATTGATTTTCATCTTTCTTATTTCTAGGTTTGGAATTTTTTAACAAAAGCTTTTGGTTTGTCAGTTTTGATGAGCTGGGTACTTTGCTGGGCATTCCTCCTCATAAGGTACCTTTCTAAAGTTACTACCTTATGATGTAGTTGTATAGCTTTTGGTTTTCTATTTTCTGGCCTTTTCTCTCTATGTATGAGGAAATACTTCCTTAAACTGTAGTTAAACAGCAAAGCTGATTGGCTGCTTTTTCTGTACAGGCAGAGAAAATAGCCTCAAGAATGATTTATGAGGATAGAATGAGGGGATCGATTGATCAGGTTTCAATATCTTGCCACATGATTTTGTTCAGCTGCTGGTTTAATGGATTCAAAGATCAATTGATTTTTATGATTGTGTTTTCATGCTTCCCAAAGTAGAACTGAGTTCAAAGAATGTCTTTATCCGAGCTATCGCCTACATAAATAATTAAACAACCTTATGCATCAGGTGGAAGCGGTTATACATTTTGAAGATGATACAGAAGAGCTGCAACAATGGGACCAACAGGTAATGCAATCTCGAGCAGAGACTTAATTATGCCGATGAGCAACCCTCTTCAAGTGTTCTGAGATTTATATTGGCTTATGATTCTGCAGATTGTTGGTGTGTGTCAAGCTCTGAATGACATACTTGATAGCATGGCAAAGAAGGGCATGGCAGTTCCTGTGTAATCCGATGCATCTACTGAGAACAAAGAAACTCAGAAGAGGATCGACTTTAACCTTCTCCCATATGCGTAAAAGGAACATCATCGGTCACCTCTGGTTTTTACGATTTCAGTTACTGGGGTTTATTTTAGTAACTGCCATTTTGTCTTTTGGGCAGGCATGGGATTTTTGATGATCAATTAAGGGTCCTAATTAGTACTATTGTTAATCATTTCTTTTTCAGTTTGTTTGTTAAGAAAGTTGCCTTGTTGGCCAGTTATGACGCCGACATCGATTGCAGATTTGCCTGAAATATGTCTAATATCTTTAAGGGTTTCACTGAACTATCAACTTTGTTGTATTTTGTTGTTCAACTATTAATTTTTCCAATTTAATCactaatatttttgaaattaaataatttaattactttttttgttAGTTGTGGTTAGACAAGTGACAGAAATGTTAACAtgggttatttatttatttattaatttagtcatttaatatttatacattttattaatttgattttaCTTAACATCCCTTGAGCTTACTATTCGTCCaaaaaatattacattcaaacatcaaaagttaaaattttcaattcacactcataattttaactttttaaagtcAAATACAATATCTTAAAACATTCCGTTCTCTTTCTCttcattaaataataaataagaaaaaaatcaaaatatatatcaaataacaatttcatatatttctacttaaaataaacatgaatacaagatgaaaacatgaatttctcaccttgtTTCCTTAACTTTCTCTCACTAACTCAACAAACTTATAGTAGCGATGGAAGCTTAATTTCACTTAGAATTCATGAAAAGTAAAAAGGTTTTGAGCAGATTTTTGGTTGATTGGATGAAAAGgagtaaatattctttttttTCCTCTTTGTTGCTGTGGGTTAGAGGAGTGTAGAAAGTtctacatttttttctttttaaattaatttaacaaataaaaatatctaAATGTTCCATATTAAATCTCTCATTTTCACTTAATCAAATGGTCCAAAATCATTCAAACTAcacttttttcctttttcttttactCTTAATATATCTTCTTGAGAAATATCTATTTTACCccttataatactttatattcaCCTTTGAAACTTATGGTCACTTTTTgatataattacacttttaactCTTGCACCTTTACTTCTTTACAATTAGTCTATACCTCAgtttaataaattaaaacaaatcaTTTCCAATGACTTTCTTCCATGTCCAACTACCTCTTCTAGTTCTTATTGATTAAATGCAATTCATTACCACTAAATATTTTCTCAGAATAgtaatatttatgacataaaAGTTTTAGGGGAGTTATAGTTCTTCCACCTTTAAGAAATAttctccttgaaatttacctgattcaaacaacTGTGGATGTTGTTGTCTTCTCACTTCCTCACTTTCTCAAGTAATTTCTTCTACAGTGTGATGTCTCCGTAGCACTTTTATCAAATGAATCTTTTTATTCTTGAGCTTTTTAACCTCTTGAGCAAGTATCTTTACAGGTTCCTCATCGTAAGATAAATCAGGCTGAATCTTAATTGCTTTAGATGTAATAACATgagaaggattaaattgatatCTCCTCAGCATCAAAAtatgaaagacattatgaattttctctAGTTTTTGTGGTAAATCCAATCGATATGCCACTAGACCTACACGTTCAAatatttcatatggtccaatgaacctcgaacTTGACTTACCCTTCTTGCCAAACCAaaaaactttcttccatggaaacactttcaagaacactttgtctcaacttcactttttcttcagtttctttaatcaaatctagAACTACCAGTTCACTTTTGCTCAATTCTTTCTAGCATACAAGAGTTAATGCATTTCATAccgtacaatgcctcataaggtgccatctttatacttgtttgatagctattattgtaagtaAATTCAACCAACGAAAGA encodes:
- the LOC108454455 gene encoding COP9 signalosome complex subunit 4 gives rise to the protein MESALANASEIIDQRRKIEQYKHILSTVFSSNDIVQAKKFIDHMLSDDVPLVVSRQLLQTFAQELGRLEPEAQKEIAHYTLAQIQPRVVSFEEQVLIIREKLAELYESEQQWSKAAQMLSGIDLDSGMRVIDDTFRLSKCVQIARLYLEDDDSVNAEAFINKASFLVSNSQHEVLILQYKVCYARILDLKRKFLEAALRYYDISQIEKRQIGDETIDEDALEQALSAAVTCTILAGAGPQRSRVLATLYKDERCSKLKIYPILQKVYLERILRKPEIDAFAEELKPHQKALLPDNFTVLDRAMIEHNLLSASKLYTNISFDELGTLLGIPPHKAEKIASRMIYEDRMRGSIDQVEAVIHFEDDTEELQQWDQQIVGVCQALNDILDSMAKKGMAVPV